In the genome of Planctomyces sp. SH-PL62, the window CTTTCTGGAGCGATTGCGTCCTGCGCGGGGCGACGGCTTCCTCGGCGACGATCGAGCGTCGAGACTTCCGCTGGCGACGGACAAACCCCCGTCGTCGGAGACTTCCCCTAGTGGAGAGTCACGACTGATCCCGTGCGAGACGGCCGTCGTAGAAGGGGTATGAAACCACCCCTCTTCGTCCGCCCGCTCTCCCCCGAGGAGTCCCGGACCCTTCGGGCCGGCCTCCGCTCGCCCTCGGCCTTCACCCTGCGGCGCTGCCAGATCCTCCTGGCCGGCGCCGAGGGCCTCAAGCCCTCCGCGATCCGCGCCCGGCTCGGCTGCGCCACCCAGACCGTCCGCGACGCCATCCGCGCCTTCGCCGCCGAGGGGCTCGCCTGCCTCCGCGAGAAGTCCCACCGCCCCCGATCGGCCCGGCCCGCCCTCGACGCCGCGGCCGGCGAGCGGCTCCGCGCCCTGCTGCACCGCAGCCCCCGCGAGTTCGACAAGCCGACCTCGCTCTGGACGCTCCACCTGGCCGCCGAGGCGGCGTTCGCCGAGGGCCTCACCCCGCGCGTGATGAGCGGCGAGTCGATCCGCCGGGCGCTGAAGCGGCTGGGGGTGGGCTGGAAGCGGGCCAAGACCTGGATCACCAGCCCCGACCCGGCGTACCTGAGAAAAAAGGGGCGCGCGACCGGCTGATCCGCCTGGCCGAGGCCCATCCGGGCTGGACCCTCGGCTTCCAGGACGAGGTCTGGTGGAGCCGGCTGGCCCGGCCCGGCCTGCACGCCTGGGCCGGCGGCGAGCCGCTGCGGCTGCACGAGCCGGCCGCCGACGCCGCCGACGGCGACCCCAAGGCGTTGGCCTGCTACGGGCTGCTGCGCGGCGACTCCGGCGGGATGCTGCTGCGGTTCGTGCAGGGGCGCCCGGTCAGCCAGGTGACCGAGGACTTCCTCGCCTGGGCGTGCGACCGGCTGGCCGCCGAGGGCAAGCGGGCGTTGCTGCTGGTCTGGGACAACGCCGCCTGGCACGTCAGCCGCCGGGTGCGGGCCTGGATCAAGGCCCACAACCGGCTGGCGAAGGCCCGAGGCGGAGTGCGGATCGTGGCGTGCCACCTGCCGGTGAAGGCGCCGTGGCTCAACGCGATCGAACCGAAGTGGGTCCACGGCAAGAGAGCCGTCGTCGAGCCGGGGAGGAGACTGACGGCGGCCGAGGTCGAGGAGCGGGTCTGCGGCTACTACGGCTGCGAACACATCGGTCGCCTCACACAGCAACTCCAGTGATCCTGCACTAGGGCCGCTCTCCAGGCCTGCGATAGCCTCGAAAAGCCCTCGGAGGCCGTGAATCAGGGGAGTTGCAAGGGGGGGCCGCGGCCCGCGTCTCCTCGGCTCGGGATTTGATTTTCGGGCTTCGCCAGTCGCCCGAGGTCCCATGAACCAGGGGCGTCCGCCACCCACGCTCCACGTAGGAAGCTTTCGCCGGGACCGAAGAGGGGAGCGATCGAAAAAGAGGTTTGGAAACTTCCGATACGACCTTCGGCAGCAAATTGACATTAAGTCTCAGTCGCATTATGCATCAGCCAGCCCGCCCCAGCATCCCGTCCGACCCCCGGGCCCGACTCCGGGCCCAGGAATCGGTGGGGCCCCGCTGATTGCATACCCACCTTGTCTCTTGCTTCCATGAGGTCCCCCCGATGCGACCTGCCCGTTCCGGCTTCACCCTGATCGAACTGCTGGTGGTCATCGCGATCATCGCCGTGCTGATCGCCCTGCTGCTCCCGGCCGTCCAGTCGGCCCGCGAGGCGGCCCGCCGCATCCAGTGCACGAACAATCTGAAGCAAATCGGCCTGGCGATGCACAACTACATGACCAGTTGGCCGGAGACGCTGCCGAACGCGGGGAGTCGTCTCGGGACGAGCTATCCCAACGACCACTCGCCGCTGGCGCGCCTGCTTCCCTACACCGAGCAGACGAACCTGATCGACTTCAACCTCCAGATGGGGCATCCCGCCGTGGTCGACCTGCCGGTGGAGATCCGGACCGTCGCCTCCACGGTGATCTCCATGTTCCTGTGCCCCAGCGACGCCGCCGTCTCGCCGACCGTGGAGCTGACCTACGCCTCGACGCCCGTGAAGTACGCCGGCTCCAATTACGCGATGAACCAGAGCGACGGCACCAACCTCGGGACCGGGATCGCGGCCCAGGTCCATCCCATGAATCCCGGCAACGGCCTGTCCTGGGTGGGCTCCGGTACGAAGCTCAGCCAGGTCACCGACGGCTCCTCGAACACCCTGGCGTTCACCGAGTCGACGCGCGGCGACGGCAGCCGGCTGACCAGCTCGGCTCCGATCGACAACGTCCTCAAGTACCGAGCGATGGGGGGGACGGACTTCTACGCGATGGCGGATACGGGGAGCGGCCACACGTCCTGGGACGGTCGTCGGCTCTGCTCCTGGCTGCGCGGGTCCATCCCCGAAGGCCCCGTCATGAACGGCTACCTGACCCCCAACAGCAAGAAGGCCGACAGCGTGTCGTCGTCGTCCAAGCTGACCGCGGCGCGGAGCAATCATCCGGGGGGCGTCAACGCGCTCTTCTGCGACGGCAGCGTCCACTTCCTCCGCGACTCGATCGACCTGGCCGTCTACCGCGGACTCTGGACGCGAGCGGGCGGGGAAATCCTGTCCGCCTCGGATTATTGATCCTCCCTTCGCCGCGGCAAGGTCGAGCGAACGAACCCCACCCCGACACGACGACATTCCGGGCGTTCGCCGGGGCGGCGGCCGTCCTGTTCGCCCTCGACGCCGCCTGGGGCGGCGCGGGGGCTTCGAGCCGGACGTCGGCTCAAAACCCGCCCGAGGACGCGAGCCCCGTCTCGACTCCGGTCGTCGAGGGCGGCCCGGTGACGCTGCCCGGCGCTCGGCGGTTCGACATCCGCGCGAAGTCGGGCCTTGAGTATCGGATCTTCGTCGCCGCCCCTCCGGGTCCCGCCCCCGCGCCGGGTTTTCCGGTCATCTACTTCACGGACGGCAACGAGAATTTTCCCGTCCTGCTGGCCGCGACCCGGAAGCAATCCCGCGAGGCGTTGCAGGCGGTCGTGGTCGGGATCGGCTACCCCGGCGAGGATCCGGTCAAGCATCGAGAGCGCCGGGCGTTCGATCTGACGCCGCAAACCTCGGAAGAGTGGATGAAGTCCGACGCCCGCGAGATGGGGACCTTCAAGACCGGCGGCGAGGACGGGTTCCTGGATTTCATCGAGACGGAGTTGAAGCCGGTCGTCGAGCGGCGGCACAGGATCGATCGATCGCGGCAGACGCTGTTCGGCCACTCGTTCGGCGGGTTGTTCACCCTGCACGTCCTGTTCACCCGCCCCGAAACGTTCCAGACGTATGTGGCGGCGAGCCCGTCGCTCTGGTGGAACGGCGGCTCGATCCTGATGGAGGAGAAGAGCTTCCTCGAAGGGGGCCCGGCCGGGAAGGCGGCGGCGCGCGTGCTGCTCACCTCGGGCGAGTTGGAGCGGAAGACGGCCCCGATCGAATCGAAGGAACGGGCCCGGCTCCTGGAGAATCGCCGCCTGGCCGGGTCCGCGAAGGAGATGGTCGACCGCATGGACGCGGCGGGCGTTCCCGGGCTGTCGGTCGAGTACCGCGAATTCGTTGAGGAGAATCACGGGTCGGTCGTGCTCCCCGCCGCAAGTCGAGGCGCGCGCTTCGCGCTCGACGACGGGCGTCGGACCACTCCCCCGTCGGGCGTCCGCGCCGAAAATCCGTGACGCGCGGCCGTGGAGAATTCCGGCCGCTGGAATCGCTCCGAGAGGGAAGACGACATGAGTCGATGTCTGCCGTCAGCATGCCTGTTCAGACTCTGATCCGTGCGCGCCGACGGCGCGCTCAGCAAGCCGGAACGGGATCGCTACCTGCGGAACACCGGCTTCGACCGCCTCGTCGCCGAGGGCGTCTATACGTGCGGAGGCTTCGCGAACGCCTTCGGCCGTTCGTCGCGCCTGCTGGCGGAACTCGAACTCCCCCCGGCCGTCCGCGAGCAGGCCGCGACGCTCCTGGACGGCCACCTCGCGCTCGGCGGCCTCGATCATCGCCGCGATTCAGAATTCCTCGCCGAAGACCACGTCGCCGGTCACGCCGACCTGATACGCGGAGACGCGGCGCTCGAAGAAGTTCGCCAGCTCCTGGACGTCCTGGAGCTCCATGAACGCCAGCGGGTTCTTCGACCCGTAGGCCGGCGCGATGCCGAGGGATTCGAGCCGGCGGTCGGCGACGTACTCCAGGTATTTTCGCAGATCCTGGAGGCTCAGGCCGACCACGCCGTGGGAGAGGACGTCGCGGGCGAACTCCGTCTCGCAGTCGACGGCCTCGCGGAGCATCGCCACGACCTCGCCCTCCAGCGCCGCGTCGAACAGGTCCGGCTCCTCGCGACGCGCCGTCGAGATGACGTTGAACGCGAAGGCGATGTGCGCGCTCTCGTCGCGGAAGACCCAGTTCGTCCCCGTCGCCAGGCCGTGGAGGAGGCCCTTGGATCGCAGGAAGTAGACGTAGGCGAAGGCCGCGAAGAAGAACAGACCTTCGATGCACGCGGCGAAGCAGATCAGGTTCAGCAGGAACCGCCGGCGATGCTCGCGGGTCTCAAGCCGGTCGAGTTGCTCGATGGAGTCGATCCAGCGGAAGCAGAAGTCGGCCTTCCGCTTGATCGACGGGATGTTGTCGATCGCCGCGAACGCCTGCTCGCGCTCGGCCATGTCGGGGAGGTAGTTGTCGAGCAGGGTCAGATAGAAATGGACGTGCAGCGACTCCTCGTAGAGCTGGCGCGAGAGGTACATCCGCGCCTCGGGGGAGTTGACGTGCTGGTAGAGGTTCAGCACCAGGTTGTTGCCGACGATCGAGTCGCCCGTGGCGAAGAACGCCACCAGGCGCTGAATCAGGTGCTTCTCCGCGGGCGTGACGCGGCGGTCGAGGTCGGCCAGGTCTGTCGAGAAGTCGACCTCCTCGACCGTCCAGGTGTTCTTGATCGCCGCCTTGTACATCTCGAAGAAGATCGGGTATCGCATCGGACGCAGGGTCAGGTCCATGCCGGGATCGAGCAGCATCGGTTCGTCCTTCCGTGGAGAGGGGTTCTGGTTACTGGCACGACTCGCACGACTCGGGATTCTCGAGCGAGCACGCGACGTCTCGGGGCGTCGGCGGCGCCTGCGGGACGGTCGTCTTGGCGATCCCCGTGGCGGGGCGGGATCTCAGGTAATAGGTCGTCTTCAGCCCGCGCTTCCAGGCGTACATGTACATGGAAGAGAGCTTGCCGATCGACGGGCTCTCGACGAAGAGGTTGAGCGACTGGCTCTGGTCGATGAACGGGGCGCGGTCGGCGGCCATGTCGATCAGCGACCGCATCGGGATTTCCCAGACGGTGCGGTAGACGCGGCGGAGGTCGGCCGGGAGTTCCTCGACGCCCTGCACCGAGCCCTCGGCGAGCTTGATCCGGTTGCGGACCGCCTCCGTCCAGAGGCCGCGCGCCTTCAGGTCGCGGACGAGGTGGCGGTTGACCTGGAGGAACTCCCCGGAGAGCGTCTCTCGCTTGAAGAGGTTGGAGACCTGGGGCTCGATGCATTCGTAAGCCCCGACGATCGAGGCGATCGTCGCGGTGGGGGCCACCGCCACCAGGAGCGAGTTGCGCAGGCCGACGCGGCGCACGCGCCCGCGAAGCTCGGCCCACCGGGGGGCGTCCGAACCTTCGCGGTCCCACAGGTCGACCTGGAGCACGCCTTCGGCCGCCCGGGTCTCGGCGAAGGCCAGGTGCGGCCCCAGGCGCTCGGCCAGGTCGCAGGACGCGGTCAGGGCGTGGTAGTAGATCTCTTCCTGGATCCTGGCGGAGAGTTCCCGGGCCTCGGCGGCGTCGAACGGCAGGCCGAGCTGGAAGAAGACGTCCTGGAGCCCCATCACGCCGAGCCCGACCGGCCGCCATCGCCGGTTCGACGCCTCGGATTCGGGGGTCGGGTAGAAGTTCACGTCGACCACCGCGTCCAGGAACGGGACGGCCGTGCGGACGGTTTCGGCCAGGGCTTCGAAGTCGAACCCCCCGTCGCCGACGTGCCGTGCGAGGTTGATCGAGCCGAGGTTGCAGACGGCCGTCTCGCCGTCCGAGGTCGCCTCGACGATCTCGGTGCAGAGGTTCGACGAGTGGACGACGGCGCCCGGCGTGCGCGTCTGGTTCGACTTCCGGTTGCAGGCGTCCTTGAAGTTCATCCAGCCGTTGCCCGTCTCGGCCAGCGTCTTCATCATCCGGGCGTAGAGGTCGCGCGCGGCGACCGTCTTGACGGCCAGGCCCCGCGCCTCGGCTTCGGCGTAGGCCGCCTCGAACGCCTCGCCGTGGAGGTCGGGCAGGTGGGGGACCGTCTTGGGATCGAACAGCGACCAGGCCCCGCCTTCCTCCACACGCCGCATGAACAGGTCCGGGACCCAGTTGGCCAGGTTCAGGTTGTAGGTCCTCCGGGCCTCGTCGCCGGCGTTGTCCTTGAGCTCCAGGAACTCCTCGACGTCGGCGTGCCAGGTCTCCAGGTAGACGCAGCAGGCGCCCTTGCGCCGCCCCCCCTGGTTCACGGCGGCGACGGAGGAGTCGAGCGTCTTGAGCCAGGGGACCACGCCGTTGCCGTGGCCATTCGTCCCCTGGATGTAGGAGCCTCTCGAGCGGATGCGGTGGAAGGCCAGGCCGATCCCCCCCGCGTACTTGGAGAGCTTGGCCACGTCCGTATAGCGGCCGTAGATCCCTTCCAGGCTGTCATCGGGCGAGTCGAGCAGGTAGCACGACGACATCTGCGGCCGGGGCGTCCCGGAGTTGAACAGGGTCGGCGAGCTGGGCATGTAGCGGTGCGACGCCATCAGCTCGAACAGGTCGAGGGCGTCGGCGACGTCGCGGGAGAGCCCGCACGCGACCCGGAGGAAGAAATAGGCGGGCGTCTCGATCACGTCGCGGGTGCTGGGATGCCGCAGCAGGTAGCGGTCGTAGATCGTGCGGAGCCCGAAGTACTCGAAGTCGTCGCGGGGCCGGGTCGCGGCGGCGTTGAGCTTGCGGGCGTTCGCGGCGACGTAGTCGGCGGTGGCCTCCGCGACCAGGCCCAGGCGGCGTCCGGCGGCGATCGCCTGGGAGAACGACTGGATGTCCTGGTTCATCACCTCCTTGGCGATGAAGCAGTCGAGGAGACGGGCCGCGAGCAGGGAGTATTCCGGCTCCTCGGCGATGAGCGAGGCGGCCGTCTGGATCGAGAGCTGGTCGAGCTCGCGGGTCGTCGCGCCGTCGAAGAGTCCGCCGATCGTCTTCACGGCGATCCGCATCACGTCGACGGCCGCCAGCCCGCCCGACGAGCGGCGGACGGCCCGCACGATCTTGTTGACGTCGACCGGCTCCAGGCCGCCGTTCCGCTTGCGGACGCGCATGCCGCCGTCCTCGTCGGCCGCCCCCGCGCGAGGCGCCTCGCCGTTCGCGGGGGCGTTCTTCAACTCCAGACTCATGTTCGGCTCCTGTTCCTTGGAGGGGGGAGGGCCGGGACCGCCCGAGAGCGCCCCCGGCCGGATCGGCCGTCAGGTCGCGGCGACGGGGGCGAAATTCGGCGGATGGGAGAGGAGCCGAACGGTCGTCACGGCCGGAACGGCGGCGGCCGGATGGACGGGGCGGACGAAGAGCGCGGGACGCGGGCCGTCGGCCGCGACCGGGCCTGTTCGAGGCGAATCCAAGGCGCGATCCTTCCTGCCGGTCCGGGCAGATTGGGGCGTCCGGACCGGTACGCAGGAGGGCTCCGCACGCGCGGAAGGGCCTGACCTGCCGCGTACCCGGAGCGGGGCACCCTTGGCATGCTCGACGGGCAGGTCTTCTGGCTTACGGCTACGATCGATCCCCGGGCGGCCTTCCCGCGACGCGAGCGTCGCAGTGGCTTATGTGGCCGGATCTCTCGCCGAATACAGCAGCGGCCCTGCGCCGGATTCTCACCGGCTTCCCTTTTCATCCGTCCGAACGCGGACGGAACCCGTCGATGCTGGGAGCATATCCTATTTTCGACGCCCAGGCCAACCGGCCGCGGGGGATTTCGATCAGACGACCCGGCCGCCCAGCCAGGAGTACCGGGTGGGAGGTTGTTCGGCGATCCGCCCGCCGATCTCATCCGCGAGCATCTCATAGCGTTCGGGCTGGCGGCAGAGGTAGTCCTGGGCCCTGGCCGCCTTGCCGGAGAACGAACGCCTTTCCAGGTTCCAGGCCGTGTTCAGGTGTCGGATGATCGACGCATAATCCCGGGACGTGTAGACGCCGATCCGTTGCGCGGCGGCGGCGAACTGGTCGAACAGGTTCGGATCGCGTCCGTCGGTCATCTGGCTGCCGGGCATGGAGATCAGCTTCCTGAGCATGTTTCGGTAGGCGAACAGCGTGTTCTCCGGGTCGCGCTCGAAGAGTTCGCCGACGACCCGGGTGTAGAAGACCTCGTGGCGGGTCTCGTCGGCGGCGATCTTGCGGCAGATCCGGGCGAGGTTCTCCTCGCCGCGCCCCTGGGAGAGCCTGGCGATGTTCCCGTGGCTGATCCGGGTCGCCCGCTCCTGGAACGCGGCGTAGATCAGCCCGGAGTGGGGGTCGCCCTCGTTCCCCGGAGAGAAGCCGTTGCTGATGAGATGGTGGATGGTCCGCTCGATCGCCGCCATGTCGACGCGGCCGGAAAGCCGTAGGTAGGCGTTGAGCAGGTCGCCGTGGCGGTTCTCCTCGGCGGTCCATCTCCGCAGCCATTGGGCCCAGGGGGTCTCGCTGGTCCCCGTCGGGTCCTTCACGATGTGCTCGAGCGAGACGGTGTAATTCGGCAGGGCCTCCTCGGTCACCATATTTCCGACGAGCACGACCAGGAGCTCGTCGGGCAGGACGAGCGAGGACTCGCGCAACCGCTGCACCTGTTCGGACCAGTCCTCGGCGGTCAGGTCCGGCAGGAGTTCGGTCGGCTGCCAGGCCTGGTCGATCGGGCTGAGGAGGGAGAGGTTGTCCGCGACGTAATCTTGCAAACTCTCGATGACATTCATCGCTGCGGCCTGAATCTTCCTGCCGGTCCGGGCAGATTGGGGCGTCCGGATCGAATGCGCAGGAGGGCTCCGCACGCGCGGAGGGGCCTGGCCTGCCGCGTACCCGGAGCCGGGGCACCCTTGGCATGCTCGACGGGCAGGTCTTCTGGCTTACGGCTACGATCGATCCCCGGGCGGCCTTCCCGCAACGCGAGCGTCGCAGTGGCTTATGTGGCCGGGTCTCTCGCCGAATACAGCAGCGGCCCTGCGCCGGATTCTCACCGGCTTCCCTTTTGATCCGTCCGCATGCGGACGGGGCCCATCGAGATGAGGAGCCTATCAGAAACGCCGGCGATTCGGCCAGCCTCTCGATCAACTCCCTGCTCGTGAGACGTCGACGTAAGCCTAATGCGAATCGCGCGCCGCGTTCGGACCTCTCCGATATTCCATGAACCCGGCCGTTTCGATCGCCTTTTCGCGGCCGAGCAGACCCTCGATGACGCGGTATAAATCAGGATCGGCGAAATCGTCGATGGGCCCTGGCGAATCCCCAGGCCCCCACCAGGCCTCGCGATGTCGAGGAGCCGTCGAAACCGGGCCGCGGGCTTGTTATGGCTCGACAACGACGGCTGCAATGCCCTAGAATCCGCGTGGTTCAAGTCTTTTCGCTGGTTCGTGCATGCTTGTGCGGGTTTACACCTAATTTCTTCGGATTCTCTCGGAGGAAGCCCGAATGCGACGTTTCGCCTTGCGCCGACGGATCGGCTTCACGCTGATCGAGCTGCTCGTCGTGATCGCCATCATCGCGGTACTGATCGCCTTGCTCTTGCCCGCCGTGCAGTCGGCCCGCGAAGCGGCCCGGCGCGCCCAGTGCGTGAACAACCTGAAGCAGATCGGGTTGGCGGCGCACAATTATCTTTCGCAGCAGAACTGCTTCCCGCCGCTGGTGCAGAACCGCGTCGGAGCGACGTTCGACCTGGGGATGGGCGACCACTGGCCCCTGGACTGGACGGCCTCGCTGCTGTCGCAGATCGAGCAGGCGCCGCTCTACAACTCGCTGAACTGGTCGTTCGGCGCCGGCAACGGGGGCACGGCCCAGAACACCACCGTGCTGCGGACGATGGTCGGGTCGATGACCTGCCCGTCCGAGAACATCCGGGTCCCCACGAACCAGTGGGGCTGGAAGAGCTACGTGGCCAACGCCGGCGGCCCGGCCCCCGTCGCGGTCTTCGACGGCGCGCTGACGCCGCTGCGCAGCGACCCCGGCGATCGTCCCGGCTTCTCCACGGCCGACGGCCTCCAGAACAGCAACTGCTCTTCCTTCGGCGTCGAGGGGTTCATGGACGGCACGTCCAACACCGCGATGTTCAGCGAGACCATGGTGGGCACCGGGCCGGTCGGCCGGGCGGTGACGATCGCCACCACGCGACGGAAGTCCACGTACCTGTTCCCCAGCGGCCTGAACATCCAGCCCAACCTGGGCGTGAACGGTGCCCAGCAGGCCATGCAGTTCGTCACCACCTGCCGCGCCCTCCCCGGGACCACGGCGGGATACGGCGGGCTCGCCCCGGCCCAGGGCAACTTCTGGATCTCGGGCCACATCGGCTCGACGTTCATCTACGACGCTTACAACCACTGGCTGACGCCCAATTCGGCCGGGTGCTACAACCAGGCCGACGGCAACACCGAAGGCTGGGGCAACCCCAACGACGGCATGCCCCCCAGCAGCAACCACCCCGGCGGCGTGAACGTCGCCTTCGCCGACGGCTCGGTCAAGTACATCAAGGACACCGTCAGCGTCCCCACCTGGTGGGCCCTCGGCACCCGGGCCGGCGGCGAGATCGTCAGCTCGGACGCCTACTGATCCCGGACGTGCGATCGTCCACGACGGTCGAGGGCTCCGACGCATCCCGTCGGGGCCCTCTCCGTATTCCTCGACCACACGTCGACCACCGGGCCTCGGTGCCCTTTGATGGCGATTTTTTATCATTTCACCCGTTTACGGAGCGGTTTGATGCGGAAGAAGCTGGTCCCCGCACTCTTGGCGGCGATGATCGCGGCGGTCCTCCCCGGTTGCGGGGGCGACGACTCGGAGATCCCCAAGTCCCCGGACGCCCCGAAACAGGCCGATTTCGACGCGATGAAGAACATGATGGACAAGTCGGCCAAGGTCAAGACGCCAAAGAAGGCCGGCTGAGATCGTCGATTCGATCGGAAAGGGCGTGGGATGGACGGGACCCGGAAGCGATGGTTCGCCTGGGCGGCCCTCGCCGCGATCGTCGCGACGGCCGTCGCCCTGGGCTGGATCGCCACCCGGCCGCCCGACCCGTCCCGGCTCCTCGCGGAGGCGCAGGCGGATTTCCAGGCCGGGCGGCTCGAGGCGGCGGCGACCGCGCTCGACCGCCTGGCGGCCGTCCGCCCCCCGACGCCGATGGACCACATGGCGAGGGCCCAGGTCGCCCAGGCGCGGGGCCTCGCCGACGACGCGCTGGCCGAGGCCGCCGCCATCTTCGAGAACCCGGCCCTCGGCCCCCTCGCCCGGCTCCTGGCGGGACGGGTGGAGGTGGAACGCCATCGCCTCCGGGCCGCCGAGGCCCACTTCCTCAAGGCCGCCGAGGCGATGCCGCGCGAGGCCCAGCCTTACGAGGAGTTGGCCTACATCGACAACCTCCAGCATCGCTGGGACGACTTCGACCGGGTGATGCTGGCGCTGTCGGATCGCGGCGGCCTCAGCTTCCAACGCCTGCTCCACTGGGGCAAGGCCCGGCACGCGACCTGGAACCCCCGCGAAGACTGCCTGATCCTGGCGAAGTGCGTCGAGGCCGACCCGGACGACCGCGCGTCCCGCCTGGTCCTCGCCGACGGCCTGCGGCGGATGAACCAGATCGAGGAGGCCGAGGCCGTCCTGGCCCCGCTCCCCGACTCCGACGCCGAGGCCCTGGCCCTCCGCGCCCTGCTCGCCGTCGAGCGCGAGGACGACGACGAGGCCGAGCGACGACTCCGGAAAGGCCCGCCCGACGACCCCCACCTGGCGCAGGTCCGGGGCCGACTCGCCCTCAAGCGGGGCGACGCCGACGGCGCGGTCCGCGCCTTCCGCCTGGCCCTCGAAGCCTCGCCCCACGACCGGGCCGTCCTCCACGGCCTGGGGACCGCGCTCCGCCTGGCCGGCGACCCGGACGCCGCCGCGAAGTGCTTCGAAGTCGCCGACCGCCACGACGCGATCACCCCCCTGATCCTCCGCGCCGCCACCGCCGCAGGGGCCGCCGACCCCACCCTCCCCGCCCAGCTCGGCGCCGCCTGCGCCGCCGCCGGCCGAATCCCGGAGGCCATCGCCTGGTCCCGCCTCGCCCTCGCGAACAACCCCCTGGACCGCGAGGCCCAGCAGGCGGTCTACCGCCTCGAACGCCAGCTCGACCCGCACTGATGAGCCCCCCGCCGCGCCGTCTGATTTTCGCCGCTTCCCGTCCAAACTCGGCGACTCGGCCCCATGGTCAAGTGGGGGATGGTCCGCCCTGATCCGAAGAGGCGTTCGGCCCCTAACGTCTTTCCCCCCTCGCGGGGCGCAGGGCCGGATGAGGGGGAAGACCAGCACAAGGACCATCGGCGTCATCGAAAGGCCGGATCGCGAATCCCGACGGCTTCCCGGCTCGTCCTCCCCCTCATCTGACCGCTTCGCGGTCTGTCTTCCCCCGCGAGGGGGGAAAACCGTGGAGGAGGCCGTCGGCGATTCGCAGTCCGGCCCTCGCCGGGACGATGAAGAACCGCCGAACGAGCCCAATTCTCAGAAGCCGAAAGTGAGATCAAAAATATGGCATGTAAAGACTTACGTCTGATGGCTTCGTTCGCGGGGGGCTGCGAGCGAAGCCAATTTCCGCGAGGCTGCGTGGCCTCGGAATTGTTGCCGGGGGCCGGGGACGCAGCGGGCCTTTCACGGGACGGCGGCGTCCCCCAGGCTCGGGCGCGACATCGAAAAATCGCCGAACGAAGCCAATTTCAGGCTGGCGGCGAGATTCGTAAAATGTCTTGTATCAAGAATTTGTGGCCGATGGGTTCGTTCGCTGGGGGCTCCGAGCGAAGCCAATTTCGGCGGGGCTTCGCGGCTTCAGGTCCCTTGCCAGGGGCCGGAGACGAACTGGCCCTCGAACAGGGTGGCGACGACGGGCTCGTCGGTCTCGAAGAGGAGGCGGTGGGGGTCGTCCTCGTCGCGGTCGGGGAGGCGGACGACGGCGAGGTCGGCGGACTTGCCGGCGCGGATCGAGCCGACGGCGGTCTCGGCGCGGAGGGCCCAGGCGCCGAAGAGGGTGGCCATGGTCAGGAGCAGCTCGCCGGAGAGCGAGCCGTCGCGGGCGTGGAGGAACCGGGCCTCGTCGAGGACGCCCAGGCTCGGGCTCGACGCCAGGCTGTCCGTCCCCAGGCAGACGATCGCCCCTTTCGCCAGGAGCGCCCGATAGGGGTGGGCGTCGTGGCCGAACCGGGCGTTGGTCCGGGGGCAGTAGGCGATCGCCGCTCGATGCCCGTTCGAGGACGCCTCGGGCCGGAACTGCCAGAACTCCGAGGGCTCGATGTACGTCCCGTGCGCCACCAGCCAGTCGGCGTGGCGGAGGTCCCCCTTGCGGATGTAGTCGGTCGGCCGGGGGCCGATCGGCTCCCACTCCTCATCCCAGGCCCCCAGGTCTTCCAGGTAGCTCCGCAGGGGGCCGTCGCGGGTCTCCAGCAGGCGCAGTTCTTCGGGCATCTCGGCCAGGTGGGTCGAGAGCGGCAGGCGGCTGGAGGCGGCGGCGTGGTAGAGCCAGCCCGCCGTGCTGTAGGGGGCGTGCGGCGACAGCCCGGCCCGGGCGTTGGCGGCCACCTGGGCCTCGGGCTTGATGGACCCCAGCCATTTCCAGGCGGCCT includes:
- a CDS encoding amidohydrolase family protein, which encodes MRRGTLSLGARYVFPVEGPPIADGVVAIEGGRIAWVGPARERTADLDLGNVAIIPGLVNAHTHLELGRLADDGAAPPASPENEVEWLRRVMAQRRAGSSEEAYRENVGRNLRESIEAGTTLVADTTTAGLSWDAIAAAPVRAVVFAEVLGLKRYRGLQTNEAAWKWLGSIKPEAQVAANARAGLSPHAPYSTAGWLYHAAASSRLPLSTHLAEMPEELRLLETRDGPLRSYLEDLGAWDEEWEPIGPRPTDYIRKGDLRHADWLVAHGTYIEPSEFWQFRPEASSNGHRAAIAYCPRTNARFGHDAHPYRALLAKGAIVCLGTDSLASSPSLGVLDEARFLHARDGSLSGELLLTMATLFGAWALRAETAVGSIRAGKSADLAVVRLPDRDEDDPHRLLFETDEPVVATLFEGQFVSGPWQGT